One bacterium genomic window, CGTTGGGTGCAAGGGTGACTATCTATGACGCCTGTCTGGATCCCTATGGGTGGAATGACGCCAATATCGCCGAGATCGCTGAGGACGTGGAGGTCATTCGCGGCGACGTCCGTGATTATGACAGGCTGGCGCCTCTGATCAAACAGCAGGAGGTGATTTTTCACATGGCAGCGCAGGTGGGACGGGAAATTTCCATGAGCGATCCGCAGTTGGACACAGACATCAACTGCACCGGCACTCTCAATCTGTGCCGAGCCATTGAAAAAACCAATCGCGATGTCAAAGTGGTCTATGCCGGCAGCCGGGGCCAGATCGGTGAACCGGTCTATCTGCCGGTGGACGAGGATCATCCCACTCTGCCTACGGACATCTATGGCATCAACAAGCTGGCGGCGGAGAAGTATCTGCTCCTGTACGGCAAAGTGTACGGCTTTGACGCCGTATCACTGCGTCTCAACAACGTGTTTGGACCGCGCTGTCAGATGCGGCACTGCTTTTACGGCATTCTCAACTGGTTCATCCGCAACGCCATGGAAAACAAGCCGATCACAGTGTACGGAGACGGCCTGCAGACAAGGGATTACATCTATGTCGACGATGTAGTGCGGGCATTTCTAGCTGCAGCGGTGACGCCTGCGGCCAACGGAAATATCTACATGATCGGCACAGGGGTGGAAACAAAATTCCTGGAAATGGTGAAACAGGTCATCAAGGCCGTGGGACAGGGCAGCTATGTTCACGTGCCGTTTCCGCCGCAACGGGAGAGCATCGACATCCGCAAGTTCGTCGTCACCTGCCGGCGCATGATCGAGGATACTGGCTGGCGGCCGCAGGTTGATCTGGCGGATGGCGTGGAGAAAACCGTGCAGTTCTACTGCCGGCGTCATGAAGAGTACTTTGCCCCGATAACCCGATGACCAAACCGGATGCAAACACCAAGCGATTGAATTGATCCAGAGCAAGGAGTGGTAAAGACTGAATACGTACACCCCCTCCCCGTATTGACGCTTGCCGCTGCTCTCCTCTGGTTGCAGCCCTTCCCGAATCCGACTGATGACAGAGGATACTGTTTTGCTCCGTCATAAATTTTTAAGATGCTAATATGCTGTGACCTCGCTCGCAAGGACAGCTTTTGGGGGGTTGTTGGGTACGTACCGCCTCTTGGACGATTGTTAGTCGGAAGGACAACAGAGAATCCAGCGACGAGCAAAATAATCATCGCCGTGTTCTTCAGACGAGCCATAGCCAAGGAATAAGAAAATGCCCGCCTGGAAAAGTCGATTTTTCATCTTTATGCTCCGCTATCAGCGCATTCTGCGTTTTCAATTCAAAGGAAAACCCATGGTGAACTGGAACACCTCCATTACCGACCTGCGTAGAAAGACGGAAAACGCCGGCAGACTTTTGGGTAAAATGCCAACCGGCATCGTGAACCAACCCACGGCCATCGACGGACGATAGGCCGGATGGATCATGACCGTTGCCCAGGACAAGAGCAAGACCATTCTCTATTTTCACGGCGGCGGCTATGTCATTGGCTCTGCTCAGGGCCATCGTCCCCATGCGGCCGGAGTGGTCAACGCCAGCGGCGTTTCCGCTCTGGTATTCGATTACCGTCTGGCGCCCGAGCACCCGCACCCGGCTGCGCAGGATGACAGCCTCGCCGCCTATCACCACTTGTTGCAGCAAGGCACAGAATCGCAGCACATCGTCTTCATGGGCGATTCGGCCGGAGGCGGTCTCTGTCTGGCCACCCTGCTGGCGCTCAGAGACCGGCACATGCCCCTTCCCGCCGCCGCCGTGGCGCTCTCGCCATGGACCGATTTAAAATGCACAGCGCGAGCCGGCGCTGAGACCGTAAAAAGCATTTTGAAAATAATCACATTTTTGTATATTTATAATATCAAAATTTCCTTTTTGTAACCTGTCTCCACGGATAGCCATGAAACCAACTGCAGGAAAAAAAAGCGCCGCCGGCTCCAGCCCGGACCGGCAGCTGAGCATCCTCATCGAGATCAATCAGGCGGTAAGCCGCAGCGCCGAGATGACCGAAGCGTTGCGCGTTACGCTGCAAATTCTGGAAAAGTCTCATCACATTCTTTGCGGCGCTGTTTTCCTCATCGATGAGGACGGTCAGACGCTGG contains:
- a CDS encoding SDR family NAD(P)-dependent oxidoreductase, which translates into the protein MKVPLTELKGKKVFITGGLGFIGSNIAQQLVALGARVTIYDACLDPYGWNDANIAEIAEDVEVIRGDVRDYDRLAPLIKQQEVIFHMAAQVGREISMSDPQLDTDINCTGTLNLCRAIEKTNRDVKVVYAGSRGQIGEPVYLPVDEDHPTLPTDIYGINKLAAEKYLLLYGKVYGFDAVSLRLNNVFGPRCQMRHCFYGILNWFIRNAMENKPITVYGDGLQTRDYIYVDDVVRAFLAAAVTPAANGNIYMIGTGVETKFLEMVKQVIKAVGQGSYVHVPFPPQRESIDIRKFVVTCRRMIEDTGWRPQVDLADGVEKTVQFYCRRHEEYFAPITR
- a CDS encoding alpha/beta hydrolase → MTVAQDKSKTILYFHGGGYVIGSAQGHRPHAAGVVNASGVSALVFDYRLAPEHPHPAAQDDSLAAYHHLLQQGTESQHIVFMGDSAGGGLCLATLLALRDRHMPLPAAAVALSPWTDLKCTARAGAETVKSILKIITFLYIYNIKISFL